The following proteins come from a genomic window of Salvia hispanica cultivar TCC Black 2014 chromosome 4, UniMelb_Shisp_WGS_1.0, whole genome shotgun sequence:
- the LOC125223402 gene encoding methylmalonate-semialdehyde dehydrogenase [acylating], mitochondrial, with protein sequence MLKFSIQRARNMRRLSPGIFGAVNARFSTVAQPSSRPGSSLRVPNLIGGRFVDSHSSDAIDVINPATQEVVSQVPLTTKEEFKSAVSAAKEAFPSWRNTPITTRQRVMLKLQELIRKNMDKLALSITTEQGKTLKDAQGDVFRGLEVVEHACGMATLQMGEYVPNVSNGIDTYSIREPLGVCAGICPFNFPAMIPLWMIPVAVTCGNTFVLKPSEKDPGASMILAELAAEAGLPDGVLNIVHGTNDTVNAICDDEDIRAVSFVGSNTAGMHIYSRASASGKRVQSNMGAKNHGVVMPDANIDATLNALVAAGFGAAGQRCMALSTVVFVGDSKFWEEKIVERAKALKVSAGTDPEADLGPVISKQAKERVCRLVQSGVESGARLLLDGRNIKVPGYEQGNFVGPTILADVTADMECYKEEIFGPVLICMQADSLDEAINIVNRNKYGNGAAIFTSSGIVARKFQTEIEAGQVGINVPIPVPLPFFSFTGSKASFAGDLNFYGKAGVQFYTQIKTVTQQWKDLPGGVSLAMPTSQKS encoded by the exons ATGTTGAAGTTTTCGATCCAGCGAG CGAGGAATATGAGGAGGTTGAGTCCAGGGATATTTGGGGCTGTAAATGCTCGTTTCTCGACTGTTGCTCAGCCGTCTTCGAGGCCTGGCAGCTCGCTG AGGGTTCCGAATCTAATTGGAGGTAGGTTTGTAGACTCACATTCGTCCGACGCCATTGATGTCATAAATCCT GCAACCCAAGAGGTTGTTTCTCAAGTGCCCCTGACAACAAAAGAGGAGTTCAAATCTGCAGTATCTGCTGCAAAAGAGGCATTTCCATCCTGGCGGAACACACCTATTACAACACGGCAGCGCGTCATGCTGAAGCTCCAAGAACTCATTCGTAAAAACATG GATAAGCTTGCCTTGAGCATTACAACAGAACAAGGAAAAACATTAAAGGACGCTCAAGGAGATGTGTTCCGAGGGCTAG AGGTGGTGGAACATGCATGTGGTATGGCAACTCTACAGATGGGAGAGTATGTACCCAACGTCTCAAATGGAATCGATACCTATAGCATTAGAGAACCTCTAGGTGTTTGTGCTGGGATCTGCCCGTTCAACTTCCCTGCAATGATTCCCTTATGG ATGATTCCTGTTGCAGTCACATGTGGAAACACATTTGTTCTAAAGCCATCTGAAAAAGATCCAG GGGCTTCAATGATTCTTGCAGAATTAGCAGCGGAGGCTGGTTTGCCTGACGGTGTACTGAACATTGTCCATGGCACCAAT GACACTGTTAATGCAATTTGTGACGATGAAGATATTAGAGCTGTGTCATTTGTTGGTTCAAATACA GCTGGCATGCATATCTATTCAAGGGCATCAGCTAGCGGAAAACGTGTTCAG TCCAATATGGGAGCAAAGAACCATGGGGTCGTGATGCCTGATGCCAATATAGATGCCACACTAAACGCATTAGTGGCAGCTGGTTTTGGTGCTGCTGGACAAAGATGCATGGCACTTAGCACTGTTGTTTTTGTTGGAGATTCAAAATTCTG GGAAGAAAAGATAGTAGAGCGCGCCAAAGCCCTTAAAGTTAGTGCTGGAACAGATCCAGAAGCAGACCTCGGTCCAGTCATCAGTAAGCAG GCAAAGGAAAGAGTATGCAGATTAGTTCAGAGTGGGGTCGAAAGTGGAGCAAGATTACTGCTTGATGGGAGAAACATTAAG GTTCCAGGATATGAACAAGGCAACTTTGTTGGCCCCACCATTTTAGCTGATGTAACAGCTGATATGGAATGTTATAAG GAGGAGATATTTGGTCCTGTCCTTATTTGCATGCAG GCTGACAGTTTGGACGAGGCAATCAACATAGTCAACAGAAACAA ATACGGAAATGGTGCTGCTATTTTTACATCATCCGGAATAGTGGCTAGAAAGTTCCAAACTGAGATAGAAGCAGGCCAG GTGGGTATAAATGTCCCTATTCCCGTTCCATTGCCCTTCTTCTCATTTACCGGCTCCAAGGCTTCGTTTGCTGGCGACCTCAATTTCTATG GTAAGGCTGGAGTCCAGTTTTACACACAGATAAAGACAGTGACTCAACAGTGGAAGGATTTACCTGGTGGAGTTTCTCTTGCTAtgcccacttcccaaaaatcTTGA
- the LOC125224513 gene encoding SOSS complex subunit B homolog, producing the protein MEGETTVQLQPLKSIVPAAENNINAKFIVVEKGHVAVKNQRKTCLALVADETAAVNFQLWGDECDAVEPGDILLLKNGIFSYLNPKTLLLRAGKRGSVEKVGEFTMRFVEKPNLSKID; encoded by the coding sequence ATGGAGGGCGAAACGACGGTGCAGCTGCAGCCGCTGAAGAGCATCGTCCCAGCCGCGGAAAACAACATCAACGCGAAATTCATAGTCGTGGAGAAAGGCCACGTGGCTGTGAAGAACCAGCGCAAAACCTGCCTCGCCCTGGTCGCCGACGAGACCGCCGCCGTGAACTTCCAGCTGTGGGGCGACGAGTGCGACGCGGTGGAGCCCGGCGACATACTGCTGCTGAAGAACGGCATTTTCTCCTACCTCAACCCGAAAACCCTGCTGCTCAGGGCCGGGAAGAGAGGCTCCGTGGAAAAAGTTGGGGAATTCACGATGCGCTTCGTCGAGAAGCCCAATTTGAGCAAGATTGATTGA